A section of the Cololabis saira isolate AMF1-May2022 chromosome 6, fColSai1.1, whole genome shotgun sequence genome encodes:
- the LOC133446208 gene encoding uncharacterized protein LOC133446208 isoform X2: MEPFRRGKEAVARGTGVEMPLRSRPSCGLCSRAEETSTTGPLGRKGGVTAHQNCLLFSSGIFCTNSPEFSELFGFNEEDVKLEVKRGHRLMCKHCGQRGATAGCENGRCKRSFHYPCAVEGESRPFEERVTGRFGLYCSNCKLKINNPVNGSSTTPSGAGPSKVFLVFSKPPERSKSLPLLNSDQIAPSSKKKKRGRKPKDKRDPLDRDSAKRRRSDGDAYKKRKERGLLKSIGELTAKQQQKQRAKWNENSKRAGYGRPLKKKRKDRKRIVSDDSSDTDFNGLLPPLESDLDESETSLFHTEPAAPEPLRDPQSVAARQNQNPAMAEIGDEDVTIIPSDADSESLLPQARTSSPEPPRVIWAETGVQTIKFEELSPRQSPVLDPEQPSSGPPTPEESPAHDLNQPSGPPTPEESLVYDLDQPSGPPTPQESPVHDLDQPSGPPTLQERLVHDPDQPSSGPSAPQQSSVHDQEQCNNGFPAPQQSPVHDPGQCSSGPLAHKESPVHGVQYSPEHVNCCSLAASPPSSSSMIPPAEPVYMTLSPSPSPPPAPASHPESGSDIDSSLFWRSCNTVGCTRAIVDGFMSGMNEIFGRVQTEQASQEDYDRALAVITASGRLAEFVDRQQKELQRKQTELQRAAEALQTVVSTLKR; the protein is encoded by the exons tTATTCTCATCCGGGATATTTTGCACAAATTCTCCCGAGTTTTCCGAGTTGTTTGGCTTCAACGAGGAGGACGTGAAGCTTGAAGTGAAGCGAGGACACAGACTG ATGTGTAAACATTGTGGGCAAAGAGGAGCTACTGCCGGATGTGAAAACGGGCGCTGCAAGAGGTCCTTCCACTACCCGTGTGCTGTGGAAGGAGAATCCCGGCCCTTTGAGGAACGCGTCACGGGTCGCTTTGG GCTGTACTGCTCAAACTGTAAACTAA AAATCAACAATCCTGTAAACGGCTCCTCCACGACTCCCAGCGGAGCCGGACCGTCGAAAGTCTTCCTG GTTTTCTCCAAGCCCCCAGAAAGAAGTAAAAGCCTCCCCCT GTTGAACTCTGACCAAATCGCTCCTtcgtcaaaaaagaagaaaaggggcC GAAAACCTAAAGACAAACGGGATCCGCTGGACAGGGACTCGGCCAAG AGACGCCGGAGTGACGGTGACGC GtataagaagagaaaagagaggggACTTTTAAAGTCGATTGGCGAACTCACTGCTaaacagcaacaaaaacaaagagcCAAGTGGAATGAAAATTCTAAAAG GGCAGGATATGGGAGACCCTTGAAGAAGAAGCGCAAAGACAGGAAGCGGATCGTATCTGATGACTCCTCAGACACAG ACTTCAACGGACTCCTTCCTCCGCTGGAGTCGGACTTGGATGAAAGTGAAACCTCTCTGTTTCACACCGAA CCGGCGGCTCCTGAGCCCCTCAG AGACCCCCAGAGCGTCGCAGCCCGGCAGAACC AGAACCCGGCGATGGCTGAGATCGGGGATGAAGACGTGACCATCATCCCCTCC GACGCCGACTCGGAGAGTTTGCTTCCTCAAGCTCGGACGTCGTCACCAGAACCTCCCCGGGTCATCTGGGCGGAGACGGGGGTGCAGACAATCAAGTTTGAAG AGTTAAGTCCTCGGCAGAGTCCGGTCCTCGACCCAGAGCAGCCCAGCAGTGGACCGCCAACCCCGGAGGAGAGTCCGGCCCACGATCTAAACCAGCCTAGCGGACCACCAACCCCCGAAGAGAGTCTAGTCTACGATCTAGACCAGCCTAGCGGACCGCCAACCCCCCAGGAGAGTCCGGTCCACGATCTAGACCAGCCTAGCGGACCGCCAACCCTCCAGGAGAGGCTGGTGCACGATCCAGACCAGCCTAGCAGTGGACCTTCAGCCCCCCAGCAGAGTTCAGTCCACGATCAAGAGCAGTGCAATAATGGATTTCCAGCCCCCCAGCAAAGTCCGGTCCACGATCCAGGGCAGTGCAGCAGTGGACCTTTAGCCCACAAGGAGAGTCCGGTCCACGGTGTCCAGTACTCTCCCGAACACGTTAACTGTTGCAGTCTTGCTGCCTCACCTCCCTCGAGCAGCTCGATGATTCCTCCGGCTGAACCCGTCTACATGACCCTGTCCCCGTCTCCTTCCCCTCCCCCCGCACCCGCCTCGCACCCAGAATCAGGGTCCGACATTGACTCCTCCCTTTTCTGGAGGAGCTGCAACACCGTCGGCTGCACGCGGGCCATCGTCGATGGCTTCATGAGTGGGATGAACGAGATCTTCGGCAGAGTCCAGACCGAGCAGGCGAGCCAGGAGG ATTACGACCGGGCGCTTGCGGTGATCACGGCTTCTGGCAGACTTGCAGAGTTTGTGGACAGGCAGCAAAAAG AGTTGCAGAGGAAACAGACAGaacttcagagagcagcagaagcTTTGCAGACCGTCGTATCGACGCTGAAGAGATGA
- the LOC133446208 gene encoding uncharacterized protein LOC133446208 isoform X1 has product MEPFRRGKEAVARGTGVEMPLRSRPSCGLCSRAEETSTTGPLGRKGGVTAHQNCLLFSSGIFCTNSPEFSELFGFNEEDVKLEVKRGHRLMCKHCGQRGATAGCENGRCKRSFHYPCAVEGESRPFEERVTGRFGLYCSNCKLKINNPVNGSSTTPSGAGPSKVFLVFSKPPERSKSLPLLNSDQIAPSSKKKKRGRKPKDKRDPLDRDSAKRRRSDGDAYKKRKERGLLKSIGELTAKQQQKQRAKWNENSKRAGYGRPLKKKRKDRKRIVSDDSSDTDFNGLLPPLESDLDESETSLFHTEPAAPEPLRDPQSVAARQNQNPAMAEIGDEDVTIIPSDADSESLLPQARTSSPEPPRVIWAETGVQTIKFEDYRCGLWTLTDPDRPAESMATEQEELSPRQSPVLDPEQPSSGPPTPEESPAHDLNQPSGPPTPEESLVYDLDQPSGPPTPQESPVHDLDQPSGPPTLQERLVHDPDQPSSGPSAPQQSSVHDQEQCNNGFPAPQQSPVHDPGQCSSGPLAHKESPVHGVQYSPEHVNCCSLAASPPSSSSMIPPAEPVYMTLSPSPSPPPAPASHPESGSDIDSSLFWRSCNTVGCTRAIVDGFMSGMNEIFGRVQTEQASQEDYDRALAVITASGRLAEFVDRQQKELQRKQTELQRAAEALQTVVSTLKR; this is encoded by the exons tTATTCTCATCCGGGATATTTTGCACAAATTCTCCCGAGTTTTCCGAGTTGTTTGGCTTCAACGAGGAGGACGTGAAGCTTGAAGTGAAGCGAGGACACAGACTG ATGTGTAAACATTGTGGGCAAAGAGGAGCTACTGCCGGATGTGAAAACGGGCGCTGCAAGAGGTCCTTCCACTACCCGTGTGCTGTGGAAGGAGAATCCCGGCCCTTTGAGGAACGCGTCACGGGTCGCTTTGG GCTGTACTGCTCAAACTGTAAACTAA AAATCAACAATCCTGTAAACGGCTCCTCCACGACTCCCAGCGGAGCCGGACCGTCGAAAGTCTTCCTG GTTTTCTCCAAGCCCCCAGAAAGAAGTAAAAGCCTCCCCCT GTTGAACTCTGACCAAATCGCTCCTtcgtcaaaaaagaagaaaaggggcC GAAAACCTAAAGACAAACGGGATCCGCTGGACAGGGACTCGGCCAAG AGACGCCGGAGTGACGGTGACGC GtataagaagagaaaagagaggggACTTTTAAAGTCGATTGGCGAACTCACTGCTaaacagcaacaaaaacaaagagcCAAGTGGAATGAAAATTCTAAAAG GGCAGGATATGGGAGACCCTTGAAGAAGAAGCGCAAAGACAGGAAGCGGATCGTATCTGATGACTCCTCAGACACAG ACTTCAACGGACTCCTTCCTCCGCTGGAGTCGGACTTGGATGAAAGTGAAACCTCTCTGTTTCACACCGAA CCGGCGGCTCCTGAGCCCCTCAG AGACCCCCAGAGCGTCGCAGCCCGGCAGAACC AGAACCCGGCGATGGCTGAGATCGGGGATGAAGACGTGACCATCATCCCCTCC GACGCCGACTCGGAGAGTTTGCTTCCTCAAGCTCGGACGTCGTCACCAGAACCTCCCCGGGTCATCTGGGCGGAGACGGGGGTGCAGACAATCAAGTTTGAAG ATTACAGATGTGGGCTCTGGACGTTAACGGATCCTGACAGACCTGCAGAGTCTATGGCCACAGAGCAGGAAG AGTTAAGTCCTCGGCAGAGTCCGGTCCTCGACCCAGAGCAGCCCAGCAGTGGACCGCCAACCCCGGAGGAGAGTCCGGCCCACGATCTAAACCAGCCTAGCGGACCACCAACCCCCGAAGAGAGTCTAGTCTACGATCTAGACCAGCCTAGCGGACCGCCAACCCCCCAGGAGAGTCCGGTCCACGATCTAGACCAGCCTAGCGGACCGCCAACCCTCCAGGAGAGGCTGGTGCACGATCCAGACCAGCCTAGCAGTGGACCTTCAGCCCCCCAGCAGAGTTCAGTCCACGATCAAGAGCAGTGCAATAATGGATTTCCAGCCCCCCAGCAAAGTCCGGTCCACGATCCAGGGCAGTGCAGCAGTGGACCTTTAGCCCACAAGGAGAGTCCGGTCCACGGTGTCCAGTACTCTCCCGAACACGTTAACTGTTGCAGTCTTGCTGCCTCACCTCCCTCGAGCAGCTCGATGATTCCTCCGGCTGAACCCGTCTACATGACCCTGTCCCCGTCTCCTTCCCCTCCCCCCGCACCCGCCTCGCACCCAGAATCAGGGTCCGACATTGACTCCTCCCTTTTCTGGAGGAGCTGCAACACCGTCGGCTGCACGCGGGCCATCGTCGATGGCTTCATGAGTGGGATGAACGAGATCTTCGGCAGAGTCCAGACCGAGCAGGCGAGCCAGGAGG ATTACGACCGGGCGCTTGCGGTGATCACGGCTTCTGGCAGACTTGCAGAGTTTGTGGACAGGCAGCAAAAAG AGTTGCAGAGGAAACAGACAGaacttcagagagcagcagaagcTTTGCAGACCGTCGTATCGACGCTGAAGAGATGA
- the LOC133446208 gene encoding uncharacterized protein LOC133446208 isoform X3, with the protein MEPFRRGKEAVARGTGVEMPLRSRPSCGLCSRAEETSTTGPLGRKGGVTAHQNCLLFSSGIFCTNSPEFSELFGFNEEDVKLEVKRGHRLMCKHCGQRGATAGCENGRCKRSFHYPCAVEGESRPFEERVTGRFGLYCSNCKLKINNPVNGSSTTPSGAGPSKVFLVFSKPPERSKSLPLLNSDQIAPSSKKKKRGRKPKDKRDPLDRDSAKRRRSDGDAAGYGRPLKKKRKDRKRIVSDDSSDTDFNGLLPPLESDLDESETSLFHTEPAAPEPLRDPQSVAARQNQNPAMAEIGDEDVTIIPSDADSESLLPQARTSSPEPPRVIWAETGVQTIKFEDYRCGLWTLTDPDRPAESMATEQEELSPRQSPVLDPEQPSSGPPTPEESPAHDLNQPSGPPTPEESLVYDLDQPSGPPTPQESPVHDLDQPSGPPTLQERLVHDPDQPSSGPSAPQQSSVHDQEQCNNGFPAPQQSPVHDPGQCSSGPLAHKESPVHGVQYSPEHVNCCSLAASPPSSSSMIPPAEPVYMTLSPSPSPPPAPASHPESGSDIDSSLFWRSCNTVGCTRAIVDGFMSGMNEIFGRVQTEQASQEDYDRALAVITASGRLAEFVDRQQKELQRKQTELQRAAEALQTVVSTLKR; encoded by the exons tTATTCTCATCCGGGATATTTTGCACAAATTCTCCCGAGTTTTCCGAGTTGTTTGGCTTCAACGAGGAGGACGTGAAGCTTGAAGTGAAGCGAGGACACAGACTG ATGTGTAAACATTGTGGGCAAAGAGGAGCTACTGCCGGATGTGAAAACGGGCGCTGCAAGAGGTCCTTCCACTACCCGTGTGCTGTGGAAGGAGAATCCCGGCCCTTTGAGGAACGCGTCACGGGTCGCTTTGG GCTGTACTGCTCAAACTGTAAACTAA AAATCAACAATCCTGTAAACGGCTCCTCCACGACTCCCAGCGGAGCCGGACCGTCGAAAGTCTTCCTG GTTTTCTCCAAGCCCCCAGAAAGAAGTAAAAGCCTCCCCCT GTTGAACTCTGACCAAATCGCTCCTtcgtcaaaaaagaagaaaaggggcC GAAAACCTAAAGACAAACGGGATCCGCTGGACAGGGACTCGGCCAAG AGACGCCGGAGTGACGGTGACGC GGCAGGATATGGGAGACCCTTGAAGAAGAAGCGCAAAGACAGGAAGCGGATCGTATCTGATGACTCCTCAGACACAG ACTTCAACGGACTCCTTCCTCCGCTGGAGTCGGACTTGGATGAAAGTGAAACCTCTCTGTTTCACACCGAA CCGGCGGCTCCTGAGCCCCTCAG AGACCCCCAGAGCGTCGCAGCCCGGCAGAACC AGAACCCGGCGATGGCTGAGATCGGGGATGAAGACGTGACCATCATCCCCTCC GACGCCGACTCGGAGAGTTTGCTTCCTCAAGCTCGGACGTCGTCACCAGAACCTCCCCGGGTCATCTGGGCGGAGACGGGGGTGCAGACAATCAAGTTTGAAG ATTACAGATGTGGGCTCTGGACGTTAACGGATCCTGACAGACCTGCAGAGTCTATGGCCACAGAGCAGGAAG AGTTAAGTCCTCGGCAGAGTCCGGTCCTCGACCCAGAGCAGCCCAGCAGTGGACCGCCAACCCCGGAGGAGAGTCCGGCCCACGATCTAAACCAGCCTAGCGGACCACCAACCCCCGAAGAGAGTCTAGTCTACGATCTAGACCAGCCTAGCGGACCGCCAACCCCCCAGGAGAGTCCGGTCCACGATCTAGACCAGCCTAGCGGACCGCCAACCCTCCAGGAGAGGCTGGTGCACGATCCAGACCAGCCTAGCAGTGGACCTTCAGCCCCCCAGCAGAGTTCAGTCCACGATCAAGAGCAGTGCAATAATGGATTTCCAGCCCCCCAGCAAAGTCCGGTCCACGATCCAGGGCAGTGCAGCAGTGGACCTTTAGCCCACAAGGAGAGTCCGGTCCACGGTGTCCAGTACTCTCCCGAACACGTTAACTGTTGCAGTCTTGCTGCCTCACCTCCCTCGAGCAGCTCGATGATTCCTCCGGCTGAACCCGTCTACATGACCCTGTCCCCGTCTCCTTCCCCTCCCCCCGCACCCGCCTCGCACCCAGAATCAGGGTCCGACATTGACTCCTCCCTTTTCTGGAGGAGCTGCAACACCGTCGGCTGCACGCGGGCCATCGTCGATGGCTTCATGAGTGGGATGAACGAGATCTTCGGCAGAGTCCAGACCGAGCAGGCGAGCCAGGAGG ATTACGACCGGGCGCTTGCGGTGATCACGGCTTCTGGCAGACTTGCAGAGTTTGTGGACAGGCAGCAAAAAG AGTTGCAGAGGAAACAGACAGaacttcagagagcagcagaagcTTTGCAGACCGTCGTATCGACGCTGAAGAGATGA
- the LOC133446208 gene encoding uncharacterized protein LOC133446208 isoform X4, with amino-acid sequence MCKHCGQRGATAGCENGRCKRSFHYPCAVEGESRPFEERVTGRFGLYCSNCKLKINNPVNGSSTTPSGAGPSKVFLVFSKPPERSKSLPLLNSDQIAPSSKKKKRGRKPKDKRDPLDRDSAKRRRSDGDAYKKRKERGLLKSIGELTAKQQQKQRAKWNENSKRAGYGRPLKKKRKDRKRIVSDDSSDTDFNGLLPPLESDLDESETSLFHTEPAAPEPLRDPQSVAARQNQNPAMAEIGDEDVTIIPSDADSESLLPQARTSSPEPPRVIWAETGVQTIKFEDYRCGLWTLTDPDRPAESMATEQEELSPRQSPVLDPEQPSSGPPTPEESPAHDLNQPSGPPTPEESLVYDLDQPSGPPTPQESPVHDLDQPSGPPTLQERLVHDPDQPSSGPSAPQQSSVHDQEQCNNGFPAPQQSPVHDPGQCSSGPLAHKESPVHGVQYSPEHVNCCSLAASPPSSSSMIPPAEPVYMTLSPSPSPPPAPASHPESGSDIDSSLFWRSCNTVGCTRAIVDGFMSGMNEIFGRVQTEQASQEDYDRALAVITASGRLAEFVDRQQKELQRKQTELQRAAEALQTVVSTLKR; translated from the exons ATGTGTAAACATTGTGGGCAAAGAGGAGCTACTGCCGGATGTGAAAACGGGCGCTGCAAGAGGTCCTTCCACTACCCGTGTGCTGTGGAAGGAGAATCCCGGCCCTTTGAGGAACGCGTCACGGGTCGCTTTGG GCTGTACTGCTCAAACTGTAAACTAA AAATCAACAATCCTGTAAACGGCTCCTCCACGACTCCCAGCGGAGCCGGACCGTCGAAAGTCTTCCTG GTTTTCTCCAAGCCCCCAGAAAGAAGTAAAAGCCTCCCCCT GTTGAACTCTGACCAAATCGCTCCTtcgtcaaaaaagaagaaaaggggcC GAAAACCTAAAGACAAACGGGATCCGCTGGACAGGGACTCGGCCAAG AGACGCCGGAGTGACGGTGACGC GtataagaagagaaaagagaggggACTTTTAAAGTCGATTGGCGAACTCACTGCTaaacagcaacaaaaacaaagagcCAAGTGGAATGAAAATTCTAAAAG GGCAGGATATGGGAGACCCTTGAAGAAGAAGCGCAAAGACAGGAAGCGGATCGTATCTGATGACTCCTCAGACACAG ACTTCAACGGACTCCTTCCTCCGCTGGAGTCGGACTTGGATGAAAGTGAAACCTCTCTGTTTCACACCGAA CCGGCGGCTCCTGAGCCCCTCAG AGACCCCCAGAGCGTCGCAGCCCGGCAGAACC AGAACCCGGCGATGGCTGAGATCGGGGATGAAGACGTGACCATCATCCCCTCC GACGCCGACTCGGAGAGTTTGCTTCCTCAAGCTCGGACGTCGTCACCAGAACCTCCCCGGGTCATCTGGGCGGAGACGGGGGTGCAGACAATCAAGTTTGAAG ATTACAGATGTGGGCTCTGGACGTTAACGGATCCTGACAGACCTGCAGAGTCTATGGCCACAGAGCAGGAAG AGTTAAGTCCTCGGCAGAGTCCGGTCCTCGACCCAGAGCAGCCCAGCAGTGGACCGCCAACCCCGGAGGAGAGTCCGGCCCACGATCTAAACCAGCCTAGCGGACCACCAACCCCCGAAGAGAGTCTAGTCTACGATCTAGACCAGCCTAGCGGACCGCCAACCCCCCAGGAGAGTCCGGTCCACGATCTAGACCAGCCTAGCGGACCGCCAACCCTCCAGGAGAGGCTGGTGCACGATCCAGACCAGCCTAGCAGTGGACCTTCAGCCCCCCAGCAGAGTTCAGTCCACGATCAAGAGCAGTGCAATAATGGATTTCCAGCCCCCCAGCAAAGTCCGGTCCACGATCCAGGGCAGTGCAGCAGTGGACCTTTAGCCCACAAGGAGAGTCCGGTCCACGGTGTCCAGTACTCTCCCGAACACGTTAACTGTTGCAGTCTTGCTGCCTCACCTCCCTCGAGCAGCTCGATGATTCCTCCGGCTGAACCCGTCTACATGACCCTGTCCCCGTCTCCTTCCCCTCCCCCCGCACCCGCCTCGCACCCAGAATCAGGGTCCGACATTGACTCCTCCCTTTTCTGGAGGAGCTGCAACACCGTCGGCTGCACGCGGGCCATCGTCGATGGCTTCATGAGTGGGATGAACGAGATCTTCGGCAGAGTCCAGACCGAGCAGGCGAGCCAGGAGG ATTACGACCGGGCGCTTGCGGTGATCACGGCTTCTGGCAGACTTGCAGAGTTTGTGGACAGGCAGCAAAAAG AGTTGCAGAGGAAACAGACAGaacttcagagagcagcagaagcTTTGCAGACCGTCGTATCGACGCTGAAGAGATGA